The following proteins are co-located in the Apium graveolens cultivar Ventura chromosome 5, ASM990537v1, whole genome shotgun sequence genome:
- the LOC141659400 gene encoding callose synthase 3 isoform X2 — MANRGGGSDQQPPRRLMRTQTAGNLGESIFDSEVVPSSLVEIAPILRVANEVEPSNPRVAYLCRFYAFEKAHRLDPTSSGRGVRQFKTALLQRLERENDPTLMGRVKKSDAREMQSFYQHYYKKYIQALQNAADKADRAQLTKAYQTANVLFEVLKAVNQTQSVEVDREILEAHDKVAEKTEIYVPYNVLPLDPDSANQAIMKYPEIQAAVYALRNTRGLPWPRDYKKKKDEDILDWLQAMFGFQKDSIANQREHLILLLANVHIRQFPKPDQQPKLDERAINEVMKKLFKNYKKWCKYLDRKSSLWLPTIQQEVQQRKLLYMGLYLLIWGEAANLRFMPECLCYIYHHMAFELYGMLAGNVSPMTGENVKPAYGGEEEAFLRKVVTPIYEVIVKEAARSNRGKSKHSQWRNYDDLNEYFWSVDCFRLGWPMRADADFFCLPIEQLQHDKSLDTKPATGDRWVGKVNFVEIRSYWHVFRSFDRMWGFFILCLQAMIIVAWNGSGAPSSIFEADVFKKVLSVFITAAILKLGQALLDVAFNWKARQSMPLYVKLRFVLKVVSAAAWVIILPVTYAYTWENPPGLAQTIKSWLGNSSNSPTLFILAVVVYLSPNMLAGILFLFPIFRRFLERSNYRIVMLMMWWSQPRLYVGRGMHESTFSLFKYTVFWVLLIVTKLAFSYYLEIKPLVGPTKAIMKVHISVYQWHEFFPRARNNIGVVIALWAPIILVYFMDTQIWYAIFSTLFGGIYGAFRRLGEIRTLGMLRSRFQSLPGAFNACLIPEEKAEPTKKKGLKATFSRNFATIPSNKEKEAARFAQLWNKIITSFREEDLISNREMDLLLVPYWADRDLDLIQWPPFLLASKIPIALDMAKDSNGKDRELKKRIEADNYMSCAVSECYASFRNIIMALVEGARETEVIDYIFSEVDKHVESGDLISEYKMSALPSLYDHFVKLIKYLLDNKREDRDQVVILFQDMLEVVTRDIMMEDHISSLVDSIHGGSGQEGMTPLDQQHQLFASAGAIKFPTRQSEAWKEKIKRLYLLLTVKESAMDVPSNLEARRRISFFSNSLFMDMPSAPKVRNMLSFSVLTPYYTEEVLFSLHDLEIPNEDGVSILFYLQKIFPDEWNNFLERMKCSSEEELRMLDELEEELRLWASYRGQTLTKTVRGMMYYRKALELQAFLDMAKDEDLMEGYKAIELNEDQMKGERSLWTQCRAVADMKFTYVVSCQQYGIHKRSGDPRALDILRLMTVYPSLRVAYIDEVEEPSKDRKKVNQKVYYSALVKAAMTKSNSSEPGQNLDQVIYRIKLPGPAILGEGKPENQNHAIIFTRGEGLQTIDMNQDNYMEEAFKMRNLLQEFLKKHDGVRYPTILGLREHIFTGSVSSLAWFMSNQETSFVTIGQRLLANPLKVRFHYGHPDVFDRLFHLTRGGVSKASKIINLSEDIFAGFNSTLREGNVTHHEYIQVGKGRDVGLNQISLFEAKIANGNGEQTLSRDVYRLGHRFDFFRMLSCYFTTIGFYFSTLVTVLTVYVFLYGRLYLVLSGLEEGLSTQPAIRDNKALQVALASQSFVQIGFLMALPMMMEIGLERGFRTALSEFILMQLQLAPVFFTFSLGTKTHYYGRTLLHGGAKYRPTGRGFVVFHAKFAENYRLYSRSHFVKGLELMLLLVVYQIFGKTYRGALAYLLITVSIWFMVGTWLFAPFLFNPSGFEWQKIVDDWTDWNKWISNRGGIGVPPEKSWESWWEEEQEHLRHSGKRGIMAEILLSLRFFIYQYGLVYHLNITKKTQSFLVYGISWLVILMILFVMKTISVGRRKFSANFQLVFRLIKGLIFLTFISILVTLIALPHMTVQDIIVCVLAFMPTGWGLLLIAQACKPLVHRCGFWGSVRTLARGYEIVMGLFLFTPVAFLAWFPFVSEFQTRMLFNQAFSRGLQISRILGGHRKDRASRNKE; from the exons ATGGCAAATAGAGGGGGTGGTTCTGATCAGCAGCCTCCGAGGAGGCTTATGCGCACCCAAACAGCCGGGAATTTGGGGGAATCTATATTTGACAGTGAGGTCGTGCCTTCGTCTTTGGTTGAAATTGCTCCAATTCTTCGTGTGGCCAATGAAGTTGAACCAAGCAATCCCAGAGTTGCTTATCTTT GTCGATTTTATGCTTTTGAAAAAGCTCATAGGTTGGACCCCACCTCTAGTGGACGTGGTGTGCGCCAATTTAAAACTGCTCTTCTTCAACGTCTCGAAAGG GAGAACGATCCTACATTGATGGGGAGAGTAAAAAAAAGTGATGCACGTGAAATGCAGAGCTTTTATCAACATTATTACAAAAAATATATCCAGGCCTTGCAAAATGCTGCTGATAAAGCCGACAG GGCACAACTTACAAAAGCGTATCAGACTGCTAATGTTCTCTTTGAGGTTTTAAAAGCTGTTAACCAGACACAATCTGTCGAAGTTGATCGTGAG ATTCTGGAGGCTCATGATAAAGTAGCAGAGAAGACAGAGATTTATGTTCCTTACAATGTTCTTCCTCTTGATCCTGACAGTGCAAATCAGGCAATTATGAAATATCCAGAG ATCCAAGCTGCTGTTTATGCTCTTCGTAATACCAGGGGTCTTCCATGGCCGAGGGATTACAAGAAGAAAAAAGATGAAGATATTCTTGATTGGCTTCAAGCGATGTTTGGATTTCAG AAAGACAGCATTGCAAATCAGCGGGAGCACCTTATCTTATTGCTTGCAAATGTTCACATCCGACAATTTCCAAAACCTGATCAACAACCTAAG TTGGATGAACGTGCAATAAATGAAGTGATGAAGAAGCTGTTCAagaattataaaaaatggtgcaAGTATCTGGATCGTAAGAGCAGTCTATG GTTaccaacaatacaacaagaagTCCAACAGAGGAAATTATTGTACATGGGTTTATATCTTCTTATATGGGGGGAAGCTGCCAACTTAAGATTTATGCCAGAGTGCCTTTGCTATATTTATCACCAT ATGGCGTTCGAGCTCTACGGCATGCTAGCTGGCAATGTTAGTCCTATGACCGGAGAAAATGTGAAGCCAGCTTACGGAGGAGAAGAAGAAGCGTTCTTAAGAAAAGTTGTTACTCCAATTTATGAAGTGATTGTGAAG GAAGCTGCAAGAAGCAATAGAGGAAAATCCAAGCATTCACAGTGGAGGAACTATGATGATTTAAATGAATACTTTTG GTCTGTTGACTGCTTCCGTTTAGGCTGGCCAATGCGTGCTGATGCTGATTTTTTTTGTTTGCCCATTGAACAACTGCAGCACGACAAAAGTTTG GATACCAAGCCGGCTACAGGAGATAGATGGGTGGGAAAAGTTAATTTTGTTGAAATAAGGTCATATTGGCATGTTTTTAGAAGTTTCGATAGAATGTGGGGTTTCTTTATATTATGCTTACAG GCTATGATAATTGTTGCTTGGAATGGTTCTGGTGCGCCAAGCTCTATCTTCGAGGCTGATGTTTTCAAGAAAGTACTGAGTGTATTTATAACTGCCGCAATACTGAAGCTGGGGCAAG CGCTTCTTGATGTGGCCTTTAATTGGAAAGCAAGGCAAAGCATGCCGTTGTATGTTAAGCTTAGATTTGTATTAAAGGTTGTGTCGGCTGCTGCTTGGGTGATAATTCTACCTGTTACATATGCTTATACATGGGAAAATCCTCCTGGACTAGCTCAAACCATAAAAAGTTGGCTTGGGAATAGCTCAAACTCTCCTACATTGTTCATTTTGGCAGTTGTAGTCTACTTGTCACCAAATATGCTTGCTGGGATACTCTTTCTATTTCCCATATTTCGCCGCTTCCTGGAAAGGTCGAACTACAGAATTGTGATGCTCATGATGTGGTGGTCACAG CCTCGACTATATGTTGGCAGGGGAATGCACGAGAGCACATTTTCTCTTTTTAA GTACACGGTGTTTTGGGTGCTCCTCATAGTGACAAAGTTGGCATTCAGTTATTACTTGGAG ATAAAACCTCTTGTCGGTCCAACAAAAGCTATCATGAAGGTTCATATATCTGTCTACCAATGGCACGAGTTTTTCCCCCGTG CTAGGAATAATATCGGAGTTGTAATTGCACTGTGGGCTCCAATCATTCTT GTTTATTTCATGGATACCCAGATTTGGTATGCTATATTTTCTACTTTGTTTGGTGGTATCTATGGTGCATTTCGTCGTCTTGGAGAG ATTCGAACTTTGGGAATGCTGAGGTCGCGGTTTCAATCATTGCCCGGGGCTTTTAACGCCTGTTTAATTCCAGAGGAAAAAGCTGAGCCAACTAAGAAGAAAGGACTTAAGGCCACTTTTTCGCGAAATTTTGCTACG ATTCCTTCTAATAAGGAGAAAGAAGCTGCACGATTTGCTCAACTATGGAACAAAATAATCACTAGTTTCAGAGAAGAAGATCTTATCAGCAATAG gGAAATGGATCTATTACTTGTTCCATATTGGGCAGATCGTGACTTGGACCTCATACAGTGGCCTCCATTTTTGCTTGCAAGCAAG ATTCCAATTGCACTAGACATGGCCAAGGACAGCAATGGTAAAGACCGGGAGCTGAAGAAAAGGATTGAGGCTGACAATTACATGTCATGTGCTGTTAGTGAATGTTATGCTTCATTTCGGAACATTATTATGGCTTTGGTTGAAGGTGCTCGTGAAACAGA GGTTATTGACTACATATTTTCTGAAGTTGACAAGCACGTTGAATCCGGTGATCTTATAAGTGAATACAAAATGAGTGCTCTTCCAAGCCTCTATGATCACTTTGTTAAGCTTATCAAGTACCTG TTAGACAATAAGCGAGAGGACAGGGATCAAGTCGTTATCCTTTTCCAGGACATGCTTGAGGTTGTGACGAGAGATATAATGATGGAAGATCATATTTCCAG TTTGGTAGATTCGATTCATGGCGGATCAGGACAGGAGGGGATGACCCCCCTTGATCAGCAACATCAATTATTCGCATCTGCTGGAGCAATAAAATTTCCAACCAGGCAATCAGAGGCTTGGAAAGAAAAG ATAAAAAGATTATATCTTCTACTTACAGTGAAGGAATCTGCAATGGATGTGCCATCAAACTTAGAAGCTAGAAGGCGCATATCCTTTTTCTCCAATTCACTATTTATGGACATGCCTTCAGCACCTAAAGTTCGGAATATGCTCTCTTTCTC TGTTTTGACGCCATACTACACAGAAGAGGTTCTTTTCTCATTGCATGATTTGGAGATTCCAAACGAAGATGGGGTATCCATTCTCTTTTACTTGCAAAAGATTTTTCCAG ATGAGTGGAACAATTTTCTTGAGCGAATGAAGTGTAGCAGTGAAGAAGAGCTTAGAATgttggatgaactagaagaagagTTAAGACTTTGGGCTTCATACAGAGGCCAGACGTTGACTAAAACCG TAAGAGGTATGATGTATTACCGTAAAGCCTTGGAACTTCAGGCCTTTCTTGATATGGCGAAAGATGAAG ATCTAATGGAAGGCTACAAGGCCATTGAATTAAATGAGGATCAGATGAAGGGAGAAAGGTCCTTATGGACACAATGTCGAGCAGTCGCTGATATGAAATTTACATATGTCGTTTCTTGCCAGCAATATGGAATTCACAAGCGGTCTGGCGACCCTCGTGCGCTAGACATTTTAAGGCTCATGACCGT ATACCCATCTCTTCGTGTAGCTTACATTGACGAGGTGGAAGAGCCTAGCAAAGATCGGAAAAAGGTTAACCAGAAGGTGTATTACTCTGCTCTAGTAAAGGCTGCCATGACAAAGTCAAACTCTTCTGAACCAGGGCAAAACTTGGACCAG GTTATTTATCGAATAAAGCTTCCTGGACCTGCTATATTAGGTGAAGGAAAGCCGGAAAACCAGAATCATGCGATTATTTTTACACGCGGGGAAGGCTTGCAAACAATTGATATGAATCAG GATAACTACATGGAAGAAGCCTTCAAAATGAGGAATTTGCTTCAAGAATTTCTGAAGAAACATGATGGTGTCAGATATCCTACTATTCTTGGTCTTCGGGAGCATATATTTACTGGAAG TGTCTCTTCTCTTGCATGGTTTATGTCTAATCAGGAGACAAGTTTTGTAACTATTGGCCAAAGATTATTAGCAAACCCTCTGAA GGTCCGTTTTCACTATGGCCATCCAGATGTTTTTGATAGGCTGTTTCATCTTACTAGAGGAGGTGTTAGTAAAGCCTCCAAGATTATTAACTTGAGCGAGGACATATTTGCTG GCTTTAACTCAACACTCCGTGAAGGCAATGTAACGCATCATGAATACATACAAGTTGGGAAAGGGAGAGATGTTGGTCTAAATCAGATTTCACTATTTGAAGCAAAAATAGCTAATGGGAATGGAGAGCAGACTTTAAGTCGTGATGTTTACAGGCTTGGGCACCGTTTTGATTTTTTCAGAATGCTATCCTGTTATTTTACCACCATTGGTTTCTACTTCAGTACCTTG GTCACTGTGCTTACTGTCTATGTATTCCTTTATGGGCGCTTGTATCTTGTTCTTAGTGGACTTGAAGAGGGTTTAAGTACTCAACCAGCTATTCGAGATAACAAGGCACTACAAGTGGCCCTTGCTTCACAATCGTTTGTGCAAATAGGATTTTTGATGGCGTTGCCTATGATGATGGAAATTGGATTGGAAAGAGGTTTCCGGACTGCATTAAGTGAATTTATACTGATGCAATTACAATTAGCGCCAGTATTTTTCACATTTTCACTTGGAACTAAGACACACTATTATGGAAGGACATTACTTCATGGGGGTGCAAAATATAGACCTACCGGCCGTGGGTTTGTGGTTTTCCATGCAAAGTTTGCTGAAAATTATCGACTGTATTCCCGCAGCCATTTCGTCAAGGGACTCGAGCTAATGCTTCTACTTGTTGTCTACCAAATATTTGGGAAAACTTATCGAGGAGCCCTGGCTTATTTATTGATCACTGTCTCGATATGGTTTATGGTGGGCACATGGCTTTTTGCTCCCTTCCTCTTTAATCCTTCTGGCTTTGAGTGGCAAAAGATTGTTGACGATTGGACTGATTGGAACAAGTGGATAAGCAATCGAGGTGGTATCGGTGTGCCACCGGAGAAAAGCTGGGAATCATGGTGGGAAGAGGAACAGGAACACCTTCGACATTCTGGGAAGCGTGGTATCATGGCTGAAATATTGTTGTCTTTACGATTTTTCATCTACCAGTATGGGCTAGTGTATCACTTAAACATCACAAAGAAAACCCAAAGTTTTCTG GTTTATGGCATATCATGGCTGGTGATACTTATGATATTGTTCGTGATGAAG